In the Labrys wisconsinensis genome, one interval contains:
- the betI gene encoding transcriptional regulator BetI, whose translation MSGAARKKPIEEVRRRELIEGAYRVFLEHGLGGLTTARICREAGMSPGLLIYYFKSKDEVLFWMVRHANRVIMDEVVRRMKAAANRWDRLMAIVSGNFPADLFDRNTANAWVSFYAAAAHDAQLARLQTLFHRRLASNLASCVDPLLDGAELARFTLGIGILIDGAWLRKGAAGVEMTSADAIGLIESHIRCSLGEVGVARLRQMPS comes from the coding sequence ATGAGCGGGGCCGCCAGGAAGAAGCCGATCGAGGAAGTGCGCCGCCGCGAGCTGATCGAGGGCGCCTATCGGGTGTTCCTGGAGCACGGCCTCGGCGGCCTGACGACGGCACGGATCTGCCGCGAGGCCGGCATGTCGCCCGGCCTCCTCATCTATTATTTCAAGAGCAAGGACGAGGTGCTGTTCTGGATGGTCCGCCACGCCAACCGTGTCATCATGGACGAGGTGGTGCGCCGGATGAAGGCGGCGGCAAACCGCTGGGACCGCCTGATGGCGATCGTCTCGGGCAACTTCCCGGCCGACCTGTTCGACCGCAACACCGCCAATGCCTGGGTGTCGTTCTATGCCGCGGCGGCGCACGACGCGCAGCTGGCGCGCCTGCAGACGCTGTTCCACCGGCGCCTGGCGTCAAATCTGGCGAGCTGCGTCGACCCGCTGCTGGACGGCGCCGAGCTGGCGCGGTTCACGCTCGGTATCGGTATCCTGATCGACGGTGCCTGGCTGAGGAAGGGCGCCGCCGGCGTCGAGATGACGTCGGCGGACGCGATCGGACTGATCGAGAGCCACATCCGCTGCAGCCTGGGCGAGGTGGGCGTCGCGCGCCTGCGGCAGATGCCGTCATAG
- the choX gene encoding choline ABC transporter substrate-binding protein produces the protein MKRLIAAAVAATLSSFHASAEDASCARVRSADMGWTDIVLTTTTAGLVLKAMGYEMSNTLLGLNVAYESLKTGQIDIFLGNWRPAQDIEFKAYFDKNWVDVVTTNLEGAKYTLAVPTYVADAGVRSFDDLARFPDRFYKKIYGIEPGTNQPLLDMVAAGRHGLKDWEIVESSEQGMLAQVRRSIERKEWVVFLGWQPHPMNLDYDITYLAGGDQEFGPNFGGSTVRTLSRPGYAAACPNLARFFRNLTFDVAYENRGMKMIVDDGMEAPAAALALLKAHPEKLEAWLDGVTTHDGQPALPAVRAALAQ, from the coding sequence ATGAAGAGACTGATCGCCGCGGCCGTTGCCGCAACCCTGAGCTCGTTCCACGCCAGCGCCGAGGATGCATCCTGCGCCCGCGTCCGCAGCGCCGACATGGGCTGGACCGACATCGTCCTGACCACGACGACGGCCGGCCTCGTGCTGAAGGCGATGGGCTATGAGATGAGCAACACGCTGCTCGGCCTCAACGTCGCCTATGAGAGCCTGAAGACCGGCCAGATCGACATTTTCCTCGGCAACTGGCGGCCGGCCCAGGACATCGAGTTCAAGGCCTATTTCGACAAGAACTGGGTCGATGTCGTCACCACCAACCTGGAAGGCGCCAAGTATACGCTGGCCGTTCCGACCTATGTCGCGGATGCCGGCGTCCGCAGCTTCGACGACCTCGCCAGGTTTCCGGATCGGTTCTACAAGAAGATCTACGGCATCGAGCCCGGCACCAACCAGCCGCTTCTCGACATGGTGGCGGCCGGTCGCCACGGCCTGAAGGACTGGGAGATCGTCGAGTCCAGCGAGCAGGGCATGCTGGCCCAGGTTCGCCGGTCGATCGAACGCAAGGAATGGGTGGTGTTCCTCGGCTGGCAGCCGCACCCGATGAACCTCGACTACGACATCACCTACCTCGCCGGCGGCGACCAGGAGTTCGGGCCGAACTTCGGCGGCTCGACGGTCCGGACACTCTCGCGCCCGGGCTACGCCGCAGCCTGCCCGAACCTGGCGCGCTTCTTCCGCAACCTCACCTTCGACGTCGCCTATGAGAACCGCGGCATGAAGATGATCGTCGACGACGGCATGGAAGCGCCCGCCGCCGCGCTGGCGCTGCTCAAGGCGCACCCGGAGAAGCTCGAAGCCTGGCTCGACGGCGTCACGACGCACGACGGGCAGCCGGCGCTCCCTGCGGTCCGGGCGGCCCTGGCGCAATGA